Genomic segment of Candidatus Binatia bacterium:
TCGGCCTCTGCCTGCTCGTCGTCGCCCTGTACACGCTGCTTCGCGGCGGGTGGCTCGACGGCCTCCTCGCCGGGATCACGCTCGCGATGGCGATGGTACCGGAGGAATTTCCGGTCGTCCTCACCATTTTCCTCGCGCTCGGTGCCTGGCGCATTTCGCAGCGCAAGGTGCTCACGCGCCGCATGCCGGCGATCGAAACGCTCGGATCGGCCACTGTCCTCTGCGTCGACAAGACCGGCACGCTCACCGAAAACCGCATGGCGTTGGCCGAGATCGCGACTGCCGATCGATTCGTCGAAGCTGGGTCGAGCCCTCTTCCCGTCGAGGCGCACGCAATCATCCAGACCGCAGCACTGGCGTGCGAACGCAATCCGTCCGATCCGATGGAACGCGCCATTCTCGACTATGCGAACTCGGCGACCGATGACGCCGATCAGCGCGTCCAGTGGCGCCTGGCCAAGGAGTACGATCTCACGCCGCAGCTGCTCGCCGTCACGCATTGCTGGGAGCGACCCGGAAACGGCGAGATCGTCGTCGCGACCAAAGGCGCGCCGGAAGCGATTGCCCGTCTCTGCCGCGCCGACGAGACGTTGCTCGAGCACATTCTGGCCAGAACGGCCGAGCTGGCCGGACGTGGCCGGCGCGTCCTTGCGGTCGCGGAAGCGCGGCATGACGGCCGCGATTTTCCCGCCGATCCCACGGTCTTTTCTTTCCGTTATCGAGGATTGATCGCTCTGGCCGATCCGGTGCGCGCGAGCGTACCGCGAGCACTGAAAGACTGTCTCGATGCCGGCGTTCGCGTCGTCATGATCACCGGGGACTACCCGGGCACTGCCGTCGCGATCGGCCGCCAGATCGGGCTCGAATCGCCGGGCGGCGTGATCACCGGCGAGGAACTCCGCACGATGGACGAGACGCGGCTGCAAGAGCGCGTTGCAGACGTGAACATTTTCGCTCGCGTCGTTCCCGAGCAGAAACTACGGCTGGTGAACGCGCTCAAAGCCAACGGCGAAGTGGTGGCGATGACGGGCGACGGCGTCAACGACGCACCGGCGTTGAAGGCGGCCCACATCGGCATAGCCATGGGAAACCGCGGCACCGACGTCGCGCGCGAAGCGGCGTCCCTGGTGCTGCTCGACGATCAGTTCGCCTCCATCGTCGACACCATCCGTCTCGGCCGGCGCATTTTCGACAATATCCGCCACGCGATGTCGTATCTGCTCGCCGTACACGTGCCGACCGCCGGCATGGCGGTCATTCCGCTGATCGCCGGCTGGCCGCTGGTGTTCTTTCCCGTGCACATCGTATTTCTCGAGTTTGTGATCGATCCGGCTTGCTCGATCGCTTACGAGGCGGAGCCCGCGAATCCCGACATCATGAATCGCCCGCCGCGCAACCCGCGCGAGCCGCTGCTCGGTGCGCAGCTGCTTGGCTTTGCGTTGTTGCAAGGCACCGCCGTGCTGCTGGCGACGGCCGTCCTGTATTGGGCGGCGCTCAAGTATCCCGTCCCGGAAGCGCGCGCCCGCGCGATGGC
This window contains:
- a CDS encoding cation-translocating P-type ATPase, with the translated sequence MPLTEPGAGLTDAEARRRLAEHGPNELPRADKHGLGAVVREVISEPMFLLLIAGGAIYFVLGDIREALILLGSVIVVMTITIYQERKAERALEALRDLSSPRALVIRDGRQQRIAGRDVVPGDLLVLGEGDRVPADGILLDCNHVTVDESLLTGESLPVLKRAADTEIAEMLVPGGDGSSFVYSGSLIVQGQGIARVLATGAGTQIGGIGKALQQLDIENTPLQRQMARVVRVFAAIGIGLCLLVVALYTLLRGGWLDGLLAGITLAMAMVPEEFPVVLTIFLALGAWRISQRKVLTRRMPAIETLGSATVLCVDKTGTLTENRMALAEIATADRFVEAGSSPLPVEAHAIIQTAALACERNPSDPMERAILDYANSATDDADQRVQWRLAKEYDLTPQLLAVTHCWERPGNGEIVVATKGAPEAIARLCRADETLLEHILARTAELAGRGRRVLAVAEARHDGRDFPADPTVFSFRYRGLIALADPVRASVPRALKDCLDAGVRVVMITGDYPGTAVAIGRQIGLESPGGVITGEELRTMDETRLQERVADVNIFARVVPEQKLRLVNALKANGEVVAMTGDGVNDAPALKAAHIGIAMGNRGTDVAREAASLVLLDDQFASIVDTIRLGRRIFDNIRHAMSYLLAVHVPTAGMAVIPLIAGWPLVFFPVHIVFLEFVIDPACSIAYEAEPANPDIMNRPPRNPREPLLGAQLLGFALLQGTAVLLATAVLYWAALKYPVPEARARAMAFAVLVLGNTALILSNRSRTRSVLSTLATPNRPLWVVIAGALVGLLLALYVPALRDVFHFDALTAGELALAVLVVFGGLALSEAGKWALRTRNQGRT